A window of Caretta caretta isolate rCarCar2 chromosome 13, rCarCar1.hap1, whole genome shotgun sequence contains these coding sequences:
- the LOC125622092 gene encoding serine/threonine-protein phosphatase 4 regulatory subunit 1 isoform X3 — MRITAFLDIPGQDNLTPLARLEKYAFSENIFNRQIIARGLLDVFRDFSNNEEDFLTVMEIVVRLSEDAEPTVRTELMEQIPPIAIFLQESRPNFPTAFSDYLMPIVVRYLTDPNNQVRKASQEALLILLEQELLAQNDIENKVCPILLDLSAPDSDDEYKVEAVNIICKMASMLSKTIVERMLLPRFCELCGDGKLFQVRKVCAASFGDICNAVGQEATERFLIPKFFELCSDSVWGMRKACAECFMAVSYTTSPEVRRSKLSPLFINLISDPCRWVRQAAFQSLGPFISTFANPSSAGLYIREDGTLSIRQSAQDVTSSSCQPGNNANITSASTNIVSSSSEQPIEIKLESSTDGTSAEANPLICVESPRTDLLKGSSNSCGSPGEALTRLSQNDKTTACVIEGIKDCHVSNCQGVNSRFQSAEDVFNTFLYWRPPLPDISQDLELLQSKTEKHEEGCSMSKAMCNNCVASSEIKKVLESLQEHMDDPDVQAQVQVLSAALRAAQFDSINDYETKHTEESNGKLQNELSTFEASHATVEKNSLSSSSFQDDVSNQSTTSILKSKESEEQHYGTTEFLKKEQHHIPPIEDDKSKLQDIIPQPLLDQYLSMTDPARAQTVDTEIAKHCAYSLPGVALTLGRQNWHCLKDTYETLAADVQWKVRRTLAFSIHELAVILGDQLTAADLVPIFNGFLKDLDEVRIGVLKHLYDFLKLLHADKRREYLYQLQEFVVTDNSRNWRFRYELAEQLILILELYNPNDVYDYLRHIALTLCSDKVSEVRWISFKLVVAILQKFYANNASALGLNFINELVARFRHCSKWIGRQAFAFICQAVVEEECMPVDHFVEHLLPSLLSLASDPVPNVRVLLAKALRQTLLEKAYFKSVGNPHLEAVEETVLALQSDRDQDVSFFATVKPKLNNMDMTSLEKQN; from the exons ACAGATTATTGCCAGAGGTCTACTTGATGTCTTTCGAGATTTCAGTAATAATGAAGAAGATTTCTTGACGGTAATGGAGATAGTGGTCAGACTGTCCGAAGATGCAG AGCCTACTGTACGGACGGAACTGATGGAACAAATACCTCCCATTGCCATTTTTCTGCAAGAAAGTCGACCAAACTTCCCAACAGCATTTTCTGACTACCTTATGCCCATTGTAGTGAGATACCTCACAGACCCTAACAACCAG GTTAGAAAAGCAAGTCAAGAAGCACTGCTGATACTGCTAGAACAAGAACTTCTTGCTCAAAATGATATTGAAAATAAGGTGTGTCCTATTCTGTTGGACCTCTCTGCTCCAGACAGTGACGATGAGTACAAAGTGGAAGCAGTGAAT ATAATTTGTAAAATGGCTTCTATGCTGAGCAAAACTATTGTTGAACGTATGCTACTTCCCCGTTTCTGCGAGCTGTGTGGTGACGGGAAACTCTTCCAAGTCCGTAAG GTTTGTGCAGCTAGCTTTGGCGATATTTGTAATGCAGTTGGACAAGAAGCCACAGAGAGATTTTTG ATTCCAAAGTTTTTTGAACTCTGCTCTGATAGTGTTTGGGGAATGCGAAAAGCTTGTGCTGAATGCTTTATGGCTGTTTCTTACACCACATCCCCAGAAGTTCGCAGAAGCAAGCTGTCCCCTCTCTTTATCAATCTTATCAGTGACCCCTGCAGATGG GTTCGCCAAGCTGCTTTTCAGTCTCTAGGCCCGTTTATTTCTACCTTCGCAAACCCTTCTAGTGCTGGCCTTTATATTCGGGAGGATGGGACCCTCAGTATCCGACAATCAGCACAGGATGTGACTTCCAGTTCCTGCCAACCAGGCAACAATGCAAATATCACATCTGCCAGTACAAACATTGTATCCTCCAG TTCAGAACAACCAATAGAAATTAAATTGGAATCGTCAACTGATGGGACTTCAGCAGAAGCCAACCCCTTGATCTGTGTTGAAAGCCCAAGGACAGACCTACTGAAAGGGAGTTCGAACAGTTGTGGTAGTCCTGGAGAGGCTCTGACTAGATTGTCCCAGAATGACAAAACCACTGCTTGTGTGATAGAAGGCATTAAAGACTGTCATGTGAGCAATTGCCAGGGAGTGAACTCAAGGTTCCAGTCTGCTGAGGATGTCTTTAATACTTTCCTGTACTGGCGCCCTCCACTCCCTGATATAAGCCAGGACTTGGAGCTGCTTCAGTCCAAGACTGAGAAGCATGAAGAAGGCTGCTCTATGTCAAAGGCGATGTGTAATAACTGTGTTGCCAGTAGTGAAATAAAAAAAGTGCTGGAAAGCTTGCAGGAGCACATGGATGATCCAGATGTTCAAG CCCAGGTTCAAGTATTGTCCGCTGCACTCAGAGCTGCTCAGTTTGATTCCATCAATGATTATGAGACCAAACACACAGAAGAGAGCAATGGCAAACTTCAGAATGAATTGTCCACTTTTGAagccagccatgccactgtgGAGAAGAACAGTTTGTCCTCTTCATCATTCCAGGACGATGTGAGCAACCAATCCACGACCAGTATACTGAAAAGCAAA GAGTCAGAGGAACAACACTATGGGACcactgaatttttaaagaaagaacaaCATCATATTCCACCCATTGAAGATGATAAATCGAAATTACAg GATATCATACCTCAACCTTTATTAGACCAGTACTTGTCAATGACTGACCCCGCTCGAGCCCAGACTGTTGACACTGAAATAGCAAAACACTGTGCATATAGTCTCCCAGGGGTGGCCTTAACTCTGGGCCGGCAGAACTGGCATTGTTTGAAAGATACGTATGAGACCTTGGCAGCAGATGTACAG TGGAAGGTCCGTCGGACGCTAGCTTTTTCCATACACGAGCTGGCTGTTATTCTAGGGGATCAACTAACAGCAGCTGATCTGGTACCGATCTTCAATGGATTCTTAAAAGATCTGGATGAAGTGCGCATTGGAGTTCTTAAACATCTCTATGACTTCCTTAAG TTGCTTCATGCAGACAAAAGGCGCGAATACCTTTACCAGCTTCAAGAATTTGTCGTGACTGATAACAGCAGGAATTGGAGGTTTCGTTACGAGCTGGCAGA ACAGCTGATCCTGATATTAGAACTCTACAACCCCAATGATGTGTATGACTACTTAAGGCACATTGCGTTAACTCTCTGCTCCGATAAAGTATCAGAAGTCAGGTGGATCTCCTTCAAACTG GTTGTGGCAATACTACAGAAGTTCTATGCAAATAATGCAAGTGCGTTGGGATTAAATTTCATTAATGAGCTTGTAGCAAGGTTCCGTCATTGTTCCAAGTGGATTGGAAGACAAGCTTTTGCCTTCATTTGTCAG GCTGTAGTAGAAGAAGAGTGTATGCCTGTTGACCATTTTGTCGAACACTTACTTCCCAGTCTTTTAAGTCTTGCTTCTGATCCTGTGCCAAACGTAAGGGTTCTGTTAGCCAAGGCTCTAAGGCAAACGCTGTTGGAGAAAG CTTATTTTAAAAGTGTTGGCAACCCTCATCTAGAAGCTGTGGAAGAGACTGTTCTAGCTTTACAGTCGGACAGAGACCAAGATGTGTCTTTTTTTGCCACTGTAAAACCAAAACTGAACAATATGGACATGACTTCCcttgaaaaacaaaactaa
- the LOC125622092 gene encoding serine/threonine-protein phosphatase 4 regulatory subunit 1 isoform X1 encodes MAGIPLYFVDLQDDLDDFGFEDYGPDCDSMRITAFLDIPGQDNLTPLARLEKYAFSENIFNRQIIARGLLDVFRDFSNNEEDFLTVMEIVVRLSEDAEPTVRTELMEQIPPIAIFLQESRPNFPTAFSDYLMPIVVRYLTDPNNQVRKASQEALLILLEQELLAQNDIENKVCPILLDLSAPDSDDEYKVEAVNIICKMASMLSKTIVERMLLPRFCELCGDGKLFQVRKVCAASFGDICNAVGQEATERFLIPKFFELCSDSVWGMRKACAECFMAVSYTTSPEVRRSKLSPLFINLISDPCRWVRQAAFQSLGPFISTFANPSSAGLYIREDGTLSIRQSAQDVTSSSCQPGNNANITSASTNIVSSSSEQPIEIKLESSTDGTSAEANPLICVESPRTDLLKGSSNSCGSPGEALTRLSQNDKTTACVIEGIKDCHVSNCQGVNSRFQSAEDVFNTFLYWRPPLPDISQDLELLQSKTEKHEEGCSMSKAMCNNCVASSEIKKVLESLQEHMDDPDVQAQVQVLSAALRAAQFDSINDYETKHTEESNGKLQNELSTFEASHATVEKNSLSSSSFQDDVSNQSTTSILKSKESEEQHYGTTEFLKKEQHHIPPIEDDKSKLQDIIPQPLLDQYLSMTDPARAQTVDTEIAKHCAYSLPGVALTLGRQNWHCLKDTYETLAADVQWKVRRTLAFSIHELAVILGDQLTAADLVPIFNGFLKDLDEVRIGVLKHLYDFLKLLHADKRREYLYQLQEFVVTDNSRNWRFRYELAEQLILILELYNPNDVYDYLRHIALTLCSDKVSEVRWISFKLVVAILQKFYANNASALGLNFINELVARFRHCSKWIGRQAFAFICQAVVEEECMPVDHFVEHLLPSLLSLASDPVPNVRVLLAKALRQTLLEKAYFKSVGNPHLEAVEETVLALQSDRDQDVSFFATVKPKLNNMDMTSLEKQN; translated from the exons ACAGATTATTGCCAGAGGTCTACTTGATGTCTTTCGAGATTTCAGTAATAATGAAGAAGATTTCTTGACGGTAATGGAGATAGTGGTCAGACTGTCCGAAGATGCAG AGCCTACTGTACGGACGGAACTGATGGAACAAATACCTCCCATTGCCATTTTTCTGCAAGAAAGTCGACCAAACTTCCCAACAGCATTTTCTGACTACCTTATGCCCATTGTAGTGAGATACCTCACAGACCCTAACAACCAG GTTAGAAAAGCAAGTCAAGAAGCACTGCTGATACTGCTAGAACAAGAACTTCTTGCTCAAAATGATATTGAAAATAAGGTGTGTCCTATTCTGTTGGACCTCTCTGCTCCAGACAGTGACGATGAGTACAAAGTGGAAGCAGTGAAT ATAATTTGTAAAATGGCTTCTATGCTGAGCAAAACTATTGTTGAACGTATGCTACTTCCCCGTTTCTGCGAGCTGTGTGGTGACGGGAAACTCTTCCAAGTCCGTAAG GTTTGTGCAGCTAGCTTTGGCGATATTTGTAATGCAGTTGGACAAGAAGCCACAGAGAGATTTTTG ATTCCAAAGTTTTTTGAACTCTGCTCTGATAGTGTTTGGGGAATGCGAAAAGCTTGTGCTGAATGCTTTATGGCTGTTTCTTACACCACATCCCCAGAAGTTCGCAGAAGCAAGCTGTCCCCTCTCTTTATCAATCTTATCAGTGACCCCTGCAGATGG GTTCGCCAAGCTGCTTTTCAGTCTCTAGGCCCGTTTATTTCTACCTTCGCAAACCCTTCTAGTGCTGGCCTTTATATTCGGGAGGATGGGACCCTCAGTATCCGACAATCAGCACAGGATGTGACTTCCAGTTCCTGCCAACCAGGCAACAATGCAAATATCACATCTGCCAGTACAAACATTGTATCCTCCAG TTCAGAACAACCAATAGAAATTAAATTGGAATCGTCAACTGATGGGACTTCAGCAGAAGCCAACCCCTTGATCTGTGTTGAAAGCCCAAGGACAGACCTACTGAAAGGGAGTTCGAACAGTTGTGGTAGTCCTGGAGAGGCTCTGACTAGATTGTCCCAGAATGACAAAACCACTGCTTGTGTGATAGAAGGCATTAAAGACTGTCATGTGAGCAATTGCCAGGGAGTGAACTCAAGGTTCCAGTCTGCTGAGGATGTCTTTAATACTTTCCTGTACTGGCGCCCTCCACTCCCTGATATAAGCCAGGACTTGGAGCTGCTTCAGTCCAAGACTGAGAAGCATGAAGAAGGCTGCTCTATGTCAAAGGCGATGTGTAATAACTGTGTTGCCAGTAGTGAAATAAAAAAAGTGCTGGAAAGCTTGCAGGAGCACATGGATGATCCAGATGTTCAAG CCCAGGTTCAAGTATTGTCCGCTGCACTCAGAGCTGCTCAGTTTGATTCCATCAATGATTATGAGACCAAACACACAGAAGAGAGCAATGGCAAACTTCAGAATGAATTGTCCACTTTTGAagccagccatgccactgtgGAGAAGAACAGTTTGTCCTCTTCATCATTCCAGGACGATGTGAGCAACCAATCCACGACCAGTATACTGAAAAGCAAA GAGTCAGAGGAACAACACTATGGGACcactgaatttttaaagaaagaacaaCATCATATTCCACCCATTGAAGATGATAAATCGAAATTACAg GATATCATACCTCAACCTTTATTAGACCAGTACTTGTCAATGACTGACCCCGCTCGAGCCCAGACTGTTGACACTGAAATAGCAAAACACTGTGCATATAGTCTCCCAGGGGTGGCCTTAACTCTGGGCCGGCAGAACTGGCATTGTTTGAAAGATACGTATGAGACCTTGGCAGCAGATGTACAG TGGAAGGTCCGTCGGACGCTAGCTTTTTCCATACACGAGCTGGCTGTTATTCTAGGGGATCAACTAACAGCAGCTGATCTGGTACCGATCTTCAATGGATTCTTAAAAGATCTGGATGAAGTGCGCATTGGAGTTCTTAAACATCTCTATGACTTCCTTAAG TTGCTTCATGCAGACAAAAGGCGCGAATACCTTTACCAGCTTCAAGAATTTGTCGTGACTGATAACAGCAGGAATTGGAGGTTTCGTTACGAGCTGGCAGA ACAGCTGATCCTGATATTAGAACTCTACAACCCCAATGATGTGTATGACTACTTAAGGCACATTGCGTTAACTCTCTGCTCCGATAAAGTATCAGAAGTCAGGTGGATCTCCTTCAAACTG GTTGTGGCAATACTACAGAAGTTCTATGCAAATAATGCAAGTGCGTTGGGATTAAATTTCATTAATGAGCTTGTAGCAAGGTTCCGTCATTGTTCCAAGTGGATTGGAAGACAAGCTTTTGCCTTCATTTGTCAG GCTGTAGTAGAAGAAGAGTGTATGCCTGTTGACCATTTTGTCGAACACTTACTTCCCAGTCTTTTAAGTCTTGCTTCTGATCCTGTGCCAAACGTAAGGGTTCTGTTAGCCAAGGCTCTAAGGCAAACGCTGTTGGAGAAAG CTTATTTTAAAAGTGTTGGCAACCCTCATCTAGAAGCTGTGGAAGAGACTGTTCTAGCTTTACAGTCGGACAGAGACCAAGATGTGTCTTTTTTTGCCACTGTAAAACCAAAACTGAACAATATGGACATGACTTCCcttgaaaaacaaaactaa
- the LOC125622092 gene encoding serine/threonine-protein phosphatase 4 regulatory subunit 1 isoform X2, whose protein sequence is MAVGFEDYGPDCDSMRITAFLDIPGQDNLTPLARLEKYAFSENIFNRQIIARGLLDVFRDFSNNEEDFLTVMEIVVRLSEDAEPTVRTELMEQIPPIAIFLQESRPNFPTAFSDYLMPIVVRYLTDPNNQVRKASQEALLILLEQELLAQNDIENKVCPILLDLSAPDSDDEYKVEAVNIICKMASMLSKTIVERMLLPRFCELCGDGKLFQVRKVCAASFGDICNAVGQEATERFLIPKFFELCSDSVWGMRKACAECFMAVSYTTSPEVRRSKLSPLFINLISDPCRWVRQAAFQSLGPFISTFANPSSAGLYIREDGTLSIRQSAQDVTSSSCQPGNNANITSASTNIVSSSSEQPIEIKLESSTDGTSAEANPLICVESPRTDLLKGSSNSCGSPGEALTRLSQNDKTTACVIEGIKDCHVSNCQGVNSRFQSAEDVFNTFLYWRPPLPDISQDLELLQSKTEKHEEGCSMSKAMCNNCVASSEIKKVLESLQEHMDDPDVQAQVQVLSAALRAAQFDSINDYETKHTEESNGKLQNELSTFEASHATVEKNSLSSSSFQDDVSNQSTTSILKSKESEEQHYGTTEFLKKEQHHIPPIEDDKSKLQDIIPQPLLDQYLSMTDPARAQTVDTEIAKHCAYSLPGVALTLGRQNWHCLKDTYETLAADVQWKVRRTLAFSIHELAVILGDQLTAADLVPIFNGFLKDLDEVRIGVLKHLYDFLKLLHADKRREYLYQLQEFVVTDNSRNWRFRYELAEQLILILELYNPNDVYDYLRHIALTLCSDKVSEVRWISFKLVVAILQKFYANNASALGLNFINELVARFRHCSKWIGRQAFAFICQAVVEEECMPVDHFVEHLLPSLLSLASDPVPNVRVLLAKALRQTLLEKAYFKSVGNPHLEAVEETVLALQSDRDQDVSFFATVKPKLNNMDMTSLEKQN, encoded by the exons ACAGATTATTGCCAGAGGTCTACTTGATGTCTTTCGAGATTTCAGTAATAATGAAGAAGATTTCTTGACGGTAATGGAGATAGTGGTCAGACTGTCCGAAGATGCAG AGCCTACTGTACGGACGGAACTGATGGAACAAATACCTCCCATTGCCATTTTTCTGCAAGAAAGTCGACCAAACTTCCCAACAGCATTTTCTGACTACCTTATGCCCATTGTAGTGAGATACCTCACAGACCCTAACAACCAG GTTAGAAAAGCAAGTCAAGAAGCACTGCTGATACTGCTAGAACAAGAACTTCTTGCTCAAAATGATATTGAAAATAAGGTGTGTCCTATTCTGTTGGACCTCTCTGCTCCAGACAGTGACGATGAGTACAAAGTGGAAGCAGTGAAT ATAATTTGTAAAATGGCTTCTATGCTGAGCAAAACTATTGTTGAACGTATGCTACTTCCCCGTTTCTGCGAGCTGTGTGGTGACGGGAAACTCTTCCAAGTCCGTAAG GTTTGTGCAGCTAGCTTTGGCGATATTTGTAATGCAGTTGGACAAGAAGCCACAGAGAGATTTTTG ATTCCAAAGTTTTTTGAACTCTGCTCTGATAGTGTTTGGGGAATGCGAAAAGCTTGTGCTGAATGCTTTATGGCTGTTTCTTACACCACATCCCCAGAAGTTCGCAGAAGCAAGCTGTCCCCTCTCTTTATCAATCTTATCAGTGACCCCTGCAGATGG GTTCGCCAAGCTGCTTTTCAGTCTCTAGGCCCGTTTATTTCTACCTTCGCAAACCCTTCTAGTGCTGGCCTTTATATTCGGGAGGATGGGACCCTCAGTATCCGACAATCAGCACAGGATGTGACTTCCAGTTCCTGCCAACCAGGCAACAATGCAAATATCACATCTGCCAGTACAAACATTGTATCCTCCAG TTCAGAACAACCAATAGAAATTAAATTGGAATCGTCAACTGATGGGACTTCAGCAGAAGCCAACCCCTTGATCTGTGTTGAAAGCCCAAGGACAGACCTACTGAAAGGGAGTTCGAACAGTTGTGGTAGTCCTGGAGAGGCTCTGACTAGATTGTCCCAGAATGACAAAACCACTGCTTGTGTGATAGAAGGCATTAAAGACTGTCATGTGAGCAATTGCCAGGGAGTGAACTCAAGGTTCCAGTCTGCTGAGGATGTCTTTAATACTTTCCTGTACTGGCGCCCTCCACTCCCTGATATAAGCCAGGACTTGGAGCTGCTTCAGTCCAAGACTGAGAAGCATGAAGAAGGCTGCTCTATGTCAAAGGCGATGTGTAATAACTGTGTTGCCAGTAGTGAAATAAAAAAAGTGCTGGAAAGCTTGCAGGAGCACATGGATGATCCAGATGTTCAAG CCCAGGTTCAAGTATTGTCCGCTGCACTCAGAGCTGCTCAGTTTGATTCCATCAATGATTATGAGACCAAACACACAGAAGAGAGCAATGGCAAACTTCAGAATGAATTGTCCACTTTTGAagccagccatgccactgtgGAGAAGAACAGTTTGTCCTCTTCATCATTCCAGGACGATGTGAGCAACCAATCCACGACCAGTATACTGAAAAGCAAA GAGTCAGAGGAACAACACTATGGGACcactgaatttttaaagaaagaacaaCATCATATTCCACCCATTGAAGATGATAAATCGAAATTACAg GATATCATACCTCAACCTTTATTAGACCAGTACTTGTCAATGACTGACCCCGCTCGAGCCCAGACTGTTGACACTGAAATAGCAAAACACTGTGCATATAGTCTCCCAGGGGTGGCCTTAACTCTGGGCCGGCAGAACTGGCATTGTTTGAAAGATACGTATGAGACCTTGGCAGCAGATGTACAG TGGAAGGTCCGTCGGACGCTAGCTTTTTCCATACACGAGCTGGCTGTTATTCTAGGGGATCAACTAACAGCAGCTGATCTGGTACCGATCTTCAATGGATTCTTAAAAGATCTGGATGAAGTGCGCATTGGAGTTCTTAAACATCTCTATGACTTCCTTAAG TTGCTTCATGCAGACAAAAGGCGCGAATACCTTTACCAGCTTCAAGAATTTGTCGTGACTGATAACAGCAGGAATTGGAGGTTTCGTTACGAGCTGGCAGA ACAGCTGATCCTGATATTAGAACTCTACAACCCCAATGATGTGTATGACTACTTAAGGCACATTGCGTTAACTCTCTGCTCCGATAAAGTATCAGAAGTCAGGTGGATCTCCTTCAAACTG GTTGTGGCAATACTACAGAAGTTCTATGCAAATAATGCAAGTGCGTTGGGATTAAATTTCATTAATGAGCTTGTAGCAAGGTTCCGTCATTGTTCCAAGTGGATTGGAAGACAAGCTTTTGCCTTCATTTGTCAG GCTGTAGTAGAAGAAGAGTGTATGCCTGTTGACCATTTTGTCGAACACTTACTTCCCAGTCTTTTAAGTCTTGCTTCTGATCCTGTGCCAAACGTAAGGGTTCTGTTAGCCAAGGCTCTAAGGCAAACGCTGTTGGAGAAAG CTTATTTTAAAAGTGTTGGCAACCCTCATCTAGAAGCTGTGGAAGAGACTGTTCTAGCTTTACAGTCGGACAGAGACCAAGATGTGTCTTTTTTTGCCACTGTAAAACCAAAACTGAACAATATGGACATGACTTCCcttgaaaaacaaaactaa